TACGCTAGAGTGGGCCATTGTGGGCGCCCCTCTGCACCCTCCCTGCGGCCAGGCCTTCCAGCCGCAaggtggaagggaggaaggaggtgtcCAGCCGGCCGGATTCACATCCTCGCAGCCTGGCGGCAACCACCGCGTCAGGATCCCTCGGGCTGGATGGGACGGCGCGGGGCTGAGCCCGCCCCGGGGAGTCCGCGGGCCTGGCCCTCGGGCCGGTTCGGGCCCTTTGGCAGCCCAGCTCATTCTTCAGGGAAGGCGGTGGATTAGGCGATCAGATCAGTAGCGCAGAAACTAACAAAGGCCAGTGTGGGTCAGGGCCCCCAGCACCCATCTGGCGGGTGCTCTGTAGAAGAGGGCTGGCCACCGGGGACGGAGCGGGCTCCTGCGTCTCCAGTCTGCTCCTTCCTGGCCATCCCCAGCCCTTCTTCAGCTCTCAGAAGTGGGAGGACGGGAAGGCTGGGGTTCCTGACCACCTTCTCCAGAACAAAACAGCTCCAGCCTCTGAAggcacaacaaaagaaaacacaccaGCAGCCGTCCCGGCAAGGAGTCTGATTGCAAATTCGCAGGCCTTTCCTGGAGCCTGGCAGAGCCAGAGGAGGCATTTCTAATTGTTGGGAATCTCCTGAACTAAAACATTCAGGCCTGCGCCCCAACTGGCCCTTTAACCAGTGGCAGCCAACCTCCAGGCCCAGCTTCTCCTCACTTCAGAGGGAGCTTCATTCTCCCTGTAGGCTGAAATTTATGAATAAATTCGTGCTGAGGGTAATGCAAACCTTAAAGGACCAGGGAAGGTATCTAGTAAGCAAATTGTCGCTCTATTATGAGCCATGGGTTAGAGTCGTAGTAGTATCGCTGACTCAAAGCTTCTTGCGCTTCGTGGCACCTCCACTGGAATTTTATGGCCGTGTCCTTTTAAAGTGTTACCACATGTGGTGGACTCAAGGGGTTCAGTAGCTTTCCAGCAGTTGTATCATTGGacactgggtgtgtgtgtgaattttggtttgttttaatctGAAGGGATCAGTTTCTGGCAGATGTCTCAAAGCGCGTTTATGATGTATTGCAGCATCCCTGCCCCCACTCACTAGATGCCACTAGCAACACCACTCTCCCCTGCCCCCGAGTTGTGACAAACCAAAATTGTCTCCAGACATCGACAAATGTCCCCTTTGGTGACAAATCACCCTCTCTGGGAAACACTGGTGTGGGGACTCTTAAAATCAATCCCACCCctttgcttagaaaaaaattttttttttttgcacccaGTTAAGTGGCTAAGCCTTTCCCAAAGCCTGTAATTTTTTCACCCCAAGATTCAGTCCAGTCCAGATAAGTATTTTGCCTCAAGAATGGGAAAGTGAAGAGACTGTTTTGTTTCCAGGCATCACTCATGACATATACCAGGCCCAAAGTTAAGAAAAGAATTTATTGATATACCAAGAGTTAACAAAAAGTTGAGACGGAAATTCTCTGACAccactgtaaaataaattaacatcAGTCTAAAAAACCCTGCAACCTATTGCTAGTGTTAGTTTtacaaaaatactagaaaattcaCAGAACCTTTAGATGCACTTGAGCAAAAATCTGTTCACCTAGGCActacctctcccctcctcccaccctcttcccccaaccATTGTGGGCTTCCTGGGGGAAGCATTTCTTTTAACTGGTTGGTCCTGATTGAATATGGGGGCTGGGCTGCTGTCCTGTTTCAACAAAGATCTTAAGTCTCCCAGGGCAATAACATATCcacttttgttctctctctttaaaaaaagcagccagccagccataGTTTAAAGCAATTAGAAGCGGCATATATGAAtgatttggcttttttttaaattaaaaaacacaaatcaagCCAGTGACTGGCAACAGTCCAGAGCTCTGGTCCTCCCCAAAGTTCTCCCCTGACAAAACCTTTAGGCCCAGCGCCCTCTTAGTCATGTCAGAATTTTGAGTGTAACAAGAACAAGGAACACTCTTTTTGgtaccaaaaaatatatataaaaatatgccaAATCTTCTAAAGAGGATAGACTGGCCACCTCTTCCTATGCAttacaaaagcaaagagaaagacaagataGGATTAACACGCCCGTTCAGTACACACAGGAAAGCCTGCAGGATAAAGAAACGAATCTCGAGTCAGATGTGTGACCAATGCCTAGCTCCCCCACCGACACATAGCAGCAAATTAAAAAGTACTACTTCATTTATTGGTAAACATGACAACCAACTCTGAGCATCTGTCCAGTTCTTCAGTGAAGGCTGTCACGCCTGCATACAagtgcgcacacacactcacccttTTAAACACGAACCACTCGGAGTCACAAGCACCAAGAGAAACACACAACACAGCAGGAAGGCAAAGTGGCTGGGAGTAAGGTGTTTGCAGATTCAAACTTTGGGATTGAAGTAGCTGGTAAACAGAAAGGCACCTAGTGGGGTTTGGAGACCTGGCTGCTGGGGCTGTCAGGCCAGCCCAGAGCAGGGTCGCCCTGACGGCTTGGATGGGAGAGCTACTGTTGGCCTGGCTCTGCAGCCCCTAAGGCAGCAAAACACGGAGATGAGGAGCTCCTTGGAGGGGAAGGCGGCCCAGAAGAGCCCCTTCAGTCACACCCAGGGGCatgtggggacaggaggggaagCTGGTGCCAAGGGCCGTGTGCTGCCACCCCTTCCTTCCAGACTGTGCAGTGAGCTGGCATCTCTCCATCCCCTGCTGGGGCAGTGCAGGGGACAATTCCCCGCTTCATTGCCAACTTTCCAGCTTCAGCCTGGCTGTCCAGGGCCCCCAGATCTTGGGCGCCGTTCCTGCGGCAGCCAGCACAGCTACCTAGTGCAAGACTTGGGAGATGCATTTAGACGCCCCTCAACAAGGTTGTGGACATGGGTTCATCCCCAAAGGCACACTGTTGAAACTGATTTGGCTAAACAAAAGCCATCTCTTCCTATTTGGTGTGGAGGGTGAGGGAGCAGGGGAACTGGAGGTCTGGCAGGTCCACCCCGTACATTGGGTTCTCCTCTGCACTCAAGGCGATGTGGACAAGAGACCCCACATATGCTGGCTGATGCCAGCAGATAATCGAAGCAGAAACAaagccccccccccacttccAACTTCCTTTTTGGCATCACAAAGACCAGTGACCCCACTCACTGATGCACCCATCTCTCAGCCCCAAGATGTCTGGTCATTCTGACCTTGGTCAGGAACCAAACAAGGCAGCTCCGACTCGGTCACCTGGAGGAAGGCAGTCGGGCTGGCAGCTCTGGCCTTTCCTGGGGGGTCCTCTGCCAGGTGGGCTGCTCAGATTTTGTCCCATTTCCCAAATGGTACAGGGATACAGCTTCTCAGCAGGGGAGGATAACACTGAACCCCCTAGAGATGGGGGGGATTGTCAGGGGAAGGAGGTGACATCAGCTGGGCAGACGTGGGTGGGGCTGTGATCAGTACTCACCCTGCAGCTGGAAGCCAGAGGATGGTGGGAGAGGAGACCTACTTCCAACAGCTGCCCACTGCCCGGGCGGCCTGGGGCAGCACGTGGGGCCACAATTAGGACTAAGGCAGTCCTTGCACAGGCTGGCAGAATGGAGGGCAGTGGACTGACACCTGTCTCATGTTCCCCCAACCTTGGAGTCTCTTCATGTGAAACAGCTCTGGGACcagctccacccctccctcctccattaAAGCCTCAGCCCTTATCTGTCTGGGAttggggcagggacagggaggtGAACGGTGCCCTCGCCCATGCCAGCTCAGGCACCGCTCAGACAAGCAAAGCCACttccctgctcccccctccccatcttccacACCCTGAGCAGCTCCCCAGACCTGACACCTCCCTGCAAAGCCCCATACACCGTCTCCTCCCACCACTGGGCAGGGAACAGCCAAGCTGGGCCAGGAGAAGCCCCCTGCTCTAACACCTGAGCCTCTGGGAGATGGGGGTGGTGAGCTGACACACTTGAGTAACATTTCGCTGAGCCACAGGTGACCGCCGAGACTTCCTGAGGCTAGTGGGGAGCAAAGAGAAGGCCCAGAGGTAGGAATGAGGGCAAGGCCAGGCGGCAAGGCGGCAAGGCACCACGGTACCTCCCTGGCCAAAGTCACAGGGGGAGTTCCCATCCAGGCCTGCCCTTGAGGGAGGCCACTGGCCcctggagagggaaaggggagtgggCCACATATCAAAGCAAAGCCAGAGGCCAGAGAGTGGCAGCTGAGACCCACGCAGCCAGGCGGCGTCAGTAATGTCTCAGGTTGAAGAAGCCCACGCTGGTGGGGGACTCCTTCACCGTGACCGTGATGAGGTTGGCAGTGACGTCAGTGACGAAGACATGCTCGATGAGGCTGCGGGGGGGCTTCCAGTCCTGGCTGGTCTGGATGGACACCGACAGGTTCTGCCCGGCGCTGGGCAGCGAGGCCGAGTCGGGGTCCGAGTCGGAGCTGCTGTCCTCCTCGCCGGTGCTCACCTCGGACAGCGCAGCTGCCTTGCGCGCTTCTCCCAAGGGCGTGTGGCCCTCTTGCCCGGAGGCTGTGTTGCCCTTGACACAGTCCCTCTTGCCTGCAAGGGTGGGCATGGCTGCCACCCTGGAGGCTAGCTTCTCACCCTTGCTGGTGTCGGTGAGCAGGCTGGCCCCGCTCCCCGCAGTGGGGCCACCCCCAGTGCCCTTCCCAGTGGCTGGGTTGGTGGCAGGGACACCCTTGGTGGCTGTGGCATGGCGGGCAGCCATGCCCACCCCTGGCGTCCCGTTCTTGACGCTCTGTAAGTCCAAGACCTGGAGGCTCAGCTCCTGGGTGGGTGCAGGCTGGGGGCCAAGGCACCCCGTGGGGACCTTGCTGCCGCTGTGAGCATGTGGGGGCCCTCCTGAGCTCCCCACTTTCTGCTCCACCGCCCCACTGCTGGGGGCCTTTGGGATTTTGCTTCCAGGGGGGCTCACCCCCAGCTCCCCCTTCTGCGTCCTCACCTTGAGGTCCAGCCCTAGGCTGCACTTGCTAGTGGCCGGGGCCCTGAGAGCTAGTCTGCCGGCGGCCTGGgactggctctggctctggctctggctcatCCGGTTCATGTAATGCACGATGGAGCTCTGCCAGCTGATGCCACCCCGGCTGGGGCTGCCGGCCATGCCCTTCATCAGGCTGGCCAGGTTCTCCGGGGTGGCCATGGTGCTGGGGCCACCACAAGCCTCCTTGGCGTGGGCCTTCAGGGCGGCCAGGCCGGCCACAGGGGCGCTGAGCGGAGGGGGCAGCTTGCCGGCCGGCGCCCCCAGGTCCTTCCGGGCTGTCTTCAGCACCTTGGCCAGGCTCATGGGTCTCCGGGCCGCCTTCTGCTCTGGGGGCAGAGGCTTGCGGCCCCGCTTCTTCCGGATGGGGTCCTTCAGTTCGGGCTTGGCTACCAGGATCTGGGCCTTCTTCTGAGGCACTGGGTGAGTCTCGCGGCCTCGGGGGCCCCTCTTGGCATCTAAGTCGCTGTCATCCTCTTCgtctgaggaagaagaggaagacgtggaggaagaggaggagctgctggATTTCGATTTGGAGGGGGCATCAGGTTCCTGCAATGACAAAGGGGAAGAAGGTGTCACTTCTACAGCCTGGTCCCCAGGGGCGCTGGACACTTTGGAGCCAGCACCTCCTGTGGTTTCCAGACCAGAAAAGCAGTCAGGAGGGAGCAATCTCACTGCCTTGTTCCAGAAAGGACCTTATAAGTTTCCACGAAATACAGTTAAaagtggaaaagaacaaagaaaaacagatggtCTGCAAAGTGAGCAGCAGAGGGAAACGCACACGTGCCGACCCCGGACGTCAGGCTTTCCAGGGGCACACGGAGAGCTCCCTGCCCTCGGCAGACACCTGGCAAAGGGAAACTCAGAGCAGCACAATTCTCGTGTCTCAGAAGGGCAGGATGGAGTGAGCAGTGCGTGTGAGAGCTCAGCCGAAAGCACGTGGGTATCTTGCTTCAACCTCCCCACTTCCAAAGCTGACCCCTTCGGAACCTTCCAGtgcacaggaaaacaaaaccctgcCCTCCCCGTCCTCTGCACGTCACCCCCAATGCTAAGTGAGCACATCCTCCTGTTTCTCAGGTCCCCATGGAAAAGATGCACTTTAGGGAGACAGAGCCAAAACCCGCTCCCGGTTAC
The sequence above is a segment of the Camelus ferus isolate YT-003-E chromosome 16, BCGSAC_Cfer_1.0, whole genome shotgun sequence genome. Coding sequences within it:
- the CBX2 gene encoding chromobox protein homolog 2, with translation MEELSSVGEQVFAAECILSKRLRKGKLEYLVKWRGWSSKHNSWEPEENILDPRLLLAFQKKEHEKEVQNRKRGKRPRGRPRKHTVMSSCSRHSKLKEPDAPSKSKSSSSSSSSTSSSSSSDEEDDSDLDAKRGPRGRETHPVPQKKAQILVAKPELKDPIRKKRGRKPLPPEQKAARRPMSLAKVLKTARKDLGAPAGKLPPPLSAPVAGLAALKAHAKEACGGPSTMATPENLASLMKGMAGSPSRGGISWQSSIVHYMNRMSQSQSQSQSQAAGRLALRAPATSKCSLGLDLKVRTQKGELGVSPPGSKIPKAPSSGAVEQKVGSSGGPPHAHSGSKVPTGCLGPQPAPTQELSLQVLDLQSVKNGTPGVGMAARHATATKGVPATNPATGKGTGGGPTAGSGASLLTDTSKGEKLASRVAAMPTLAGKRDCVKGNTASGQEGHTPLGEARKAAALSEVSTGEEDSSSDSDPDSASLPSAGQNLSVSIQTSQDWKPPRSLIEHVFVTDVTANLITVTVKESPTSVGFFNLRHY